One window of Anaerohalosphaeraceae bacterium genomic DNA carries:
- a CDS encoding GntR family transcriptional regulator yields MALWVQISPGSKDPLYVQIASQISRAIALGHLRPGDKLPPVRKLAEELVINPNTVARAYLELEQQGFVASKTGSGTFVLDPALQDDKDLAQLNLLGQRIDTLIAQGLNLGLTPQKLIEFFEDRVRRFLSEQNKRSS; encoded by the coding sequence ATGGCCCTTTGGGTTCAAATCTCGCCTGGTTCGAAAGACCCTCTTTATGTGCAGATTGCCTCTCAAATCAGCCGGGCGATTGCTCTGGGGCATCTTCGGCCGGGCGATAAACTGCCGCCCGTGCGGAAACTGGCCGAAGAGCTGGTTATCAACCCCAATACCGTCGCACGGGCTTACCTCGAGCTGGAGCAGCAGGGATTTGTCGCCTCCAAAACCGGCTCGGGCACCTTTGTCCTCGACCCCGCCCTTCAGGACGATAAAGACCTTGCTCAACTGAATCTGCTCGGCCAGCGCATCGATACGCTTATTGCTCAGGGCCTAAATCTCGGGCTGACACCGCAGAAGCTCATCGAATTTTTTGAAGACCGAGTCCGCCGTTTTCTGTCTGAACAAAATAAAAGGAGCTCCTAA
- a CDS encoding glutamine--tRNA ligase/YqeY domain fusion protein, translating to MSPNESNNNNQPQRMDFIRQIIAEDCEKGTWGGRVHTRFPPEPNGYLHIGHAKSICLNFGIAQEFGGKCNLRFDDTNPSKEDQEYVDAIIEDVRWLGWDWEDRLYFASDYFQQMYDWAVELIKKGKAYVCDLSAEETRQYRGTLTEPGRNSPYRDRSVEENLDLFERMKNGEFPDGSRTLKAKIDMSHPNLNMRDPVMYRILHATHHRTGDKWCIYPMYDWAHGLEDSIEGITHSICTLEFENHRPLYDWFLDQLGIYHPRQIEFARLNLTYTVMSKRKLLRLVKENFVRGWDDPRMPTLRGLRRRGYSPEAIRNFCKVIGVNKFNSTVDYALLEHCLREDLNKTSPRVMAVLNPLKVVLTNYPDGQTELLEAINNPEDLSAGTRQVPFSKVLYIERDDFMENPPKKFYRLAPGREVRLRYGYLIKCQEVIKDGAGNIVELRCTYDPATRGGEAPDGRKVKATIHWVSAAHALDAEVRLYEHLFTKEDPEDVPEGQDFTVNINPDSLKILTGCKVEPSLKTTKPFDRWQFERLGYFCTDPDTRDGHLVFNRTVTLKDTWSKIQQKGDTE from the coding sequence ATGAGCCCAAACGAATCCAACAATAATAATCAGCCGCAACGGATGGACTTTATCCGGCAAATCATTGCGGAGGACTGTGAAAAAGGAACCTGGGGCGGTCGGGTACACACCCGTTTTCCCCCGGAACCAAACGGCTATCTCCATATCGGACACGCCAAAAGCATTTGCCTGAACTTCGGCATCGCTCAGGAATTCGGCGGCAAATGCAACCTGCGTTTCGACGACACCAATCCCTCCAAAGAAGACCAGGAATATGTGGATGCCATCATTGAGGATGTCCGCTGGCTGGGCTGGGATTGGGAAGACCGGCTCTATTTTGCCTCCGACTATTTCCAGCAGATGTACGACTGGGCGGTCGAGTTAATCAAAAAAGGCAAGGCCTATGTCTGCGACCTGTCGGCCGAAGAAACCCGTCAGTATCGCGGCACCCTCACCGAGCCGGGCAGAAACAGCCCGTACCGGGACCGTTCCGTTGAGGAAAATCTGGACCTCTTTGAACGAATGAAAAACGGTGAGTTTCCGGATGGGTCCCGGACTCTGAAGGCCAAAATCGACATGTCTCATCCAAATCTGAACATGCGGGACCCTGTGATGTACCGGATTCTTCATGCCACGCATCATCGAACCGGCGACAAATGGTGCATCTACCCGATGTATGACTGGGCCCACGGCCTGGAGGACTCTATCGAAGGCATCACCCACTCGATCTGTACGCTTGAGTTTGAAAACCACCGTCCGCTGTACGACTGGTTCCTCGACCAGCTGGGGATTTATCATCCCCGCCAGATTGAGTTTGCCCGCCTGAACCTCACGTATACCGTGATGAGCAAACGCAAACTCCTGCGTCTGGTCAAAGAAAACTTTGTCCGCGGCTGGGATGACCCGCGGATGCCGACCCTGCGCGGCCTTCGTCGGCGCGGCTATTCGCCCGAAGCCATCCGCAATTTCTGTAAGGTCATCGGCGTCAACAAGTTCAACAGCACCGTTGATTATGCCCTTCTCGAACATTGTCTTCGCGAAGACCTCAATAAAACCTCGCCGCGCGTCATGGCCGTCCTGAATCCCCTCAAGGTCGTTCTGACCAACTATCCGGACGGACAGACCGAACTGCTCGAGGCAATTAACAATCCCGAAGACCTGTCGGCAGGAACGCGGCAGGTTCCCTTCTCCAAAGTCCTATACATCGAGCGGGATGACTTTATGGAAAACCCGCCCAAGAAGTTTTACCGTCTGGCCCCCGGCCGTGAAGTGCGGCTCCGCTACGGCTACTTAATCAAATGCCAAGAGGTCATTAAAGACGGTGCCGGAAATATCGTTGAGCTCCGCTGCACTTATGACCCGGCCACCCGCGGCGGCGAAGCCCCCGACGGCCGGAAGGTCAAGGCCACTATCCACTGGGTCAGCGCCGCCCACGCCCTCGACGCAGAGGTGCGGCTCTATGAGCATCTCTTTACCAAAGAAGACCCGGAAGATGTCCCCGAAGGGCAGGATTTCACGGTCAATATCAACCCGGATTCTCTGAAAATCCTGACCGGCTGCAAGGTCGAGCCGTCTTTGAAAACCACCAAGCCGTTTGACCGCTGGCAGTTCGAACGGCTGGGCTATTTCTGCACAGACCCCGACACCCGAGACGGACATCTGGTCTTCAACCGAACCGTCACGCTGAAAGATACGTGGAGCAAAATCCAGCAAAAAGGCGACACGGAATGA
- a CDS encoding metallophosphoesterase: MGPISKNRMEIEQKTGKYKLRRPGFAGLTWEDMERLERLVEKGLQLSGLYKIGFQNLFDLRIERVEIAFERLPEAFDGLRVLWLSDFHIEPLEGLPEALIKAVEPLDFDIAVLGGDCAFHYDLTEKAVEQMHKIAEPLLKRVPVYGVLGNHDRYEMGCILEKWGVRMLVNENCRLERDAQCVYLAGVDDCHYYKGDDLEAASAGIPQNCFSILLSHSPEIVNKTDEYLFDLCLCGHTHGGQVCLPNGFPPVTCSSVSRRFAKGLWKKGRLVGYTSRGIGVSGIAVRFFCPPEITLLTLRKR, encoded by the coding sequence ATGGGACCGATATCAAAAAACCGAATGGAAATAGAGCAGAAGACGGGAAAGTATAAACTTCGCCGGCCCGGATTTGCCGGTTTAACTTGGGAGGATATGGAGCGGCTGGAACGTCTTGTAGAAAAAGGACTTCAACTATCCGGCCTTTATAAAATCGGCTTTCAGAATCTTTTCGATTTGCGGATTGAGAGGGTCGAAATTGCTTTTGAACGTCTGCCGGAGGCGTTTGACGGGCTGCGGGTTCTGTGGCTGTCGGATTTTCACATCGAACCTCTCGAAGGGCTGCCGGAGGCCTTGATAAAGGCTGTAGAGCCGCTTGATTTTGATATTGCCGTGCTGGGCGGGGATTGTGCCTTTCATTATGACCTGACGGAAAAAGCGGTTGAGCAGATGCACAAGATTGCCGAGCCGCTTTTGAAGCGTGTGCCTGTTTACGGCGTTTTGGGCAATCACGACCGGTACGAAATGGGCTGCATCCTCGAAAAATGGGGGGTTCGGATGCTCGTTAACGAGAATTGCCGCCTGGAAAGAGACGCTCAATGCGTTTATTTGGCTGGTGTGGATGACTGTCATTATTACAAAGGGGATGATTTAGAGGCCGCTTCAGCCGGAATTCCTCAGAATTGTTTTTCGATTCTCTTGTCGCATTCTCCGGAAATTGTGAACAAAACGGATGAATATTTGTTTGATTTATGCCTTTGCGGACATACTCACGGCGGACAAGTCTGCCTGCCGAACGGCTTCCCGCCCGTGACCTGTTCATCGGTCAGCAGACGTTTTGCAAAGGGCTTATGGAAAAAAGGCAGATTAGTCGGCTATACCTCCAGAGGAATAGGAGTTTCCGGAATTGCGGTCAGGTTTTTTTGTCCGCCTGAAATCACCCTGTTAACCTTGCGAAAAAGATAG
- a CDS encoding DUF4203 domain-containing protein, producing the protein MDNWLLLAAQVHRSASADVSLVRQTVDFLWEQITALTWFQAVLAISFGVVYLLYGWRIFRVLVVISFGLLGMFLGIMAGERFGNVVVGGLAGTAVFAFLAVPLMKWCVSFLGAAAGGIITSGIWYACRLPEQYIWAGAIIGIVAGGMISFILLKASVMLFTSLGGSLITMVGVLALLHEYEINQPQPTRYIEDLIYLHPWFLPTVIIVPTLIGMFIQHKFIQHSSKWDIK; encoded by the coding sequence ATGGATAACTGGCTGCTTCTTGCCGCACAGGTGCATCGGTCGGCGAGTGCGGATGTGAGTTTGGTTCGCCAAACGGTGGATTTTCTCTGGGAGCAAATCACGGCACTGACCTGGTTTCAGGCCGTTCTGGCGATTTCATTTGGAGTTGTCTATCTGCTTTACGGATGGCGCATCTTTCGGGTGTTGGTTGTCATCTCTTTCGGACTGCTGGGAATGTTTTTGGGAATTATGGCGGGGGAACGGTTCGGCAATGTCGTAGTCGGCGGACTGGCAGGAACGGCTGTTTTTGCATTTTTGGCTGTTCCGCTGATGAAATGGTGTGTCAGTTTCCTGGGGGCCGCAGCGGGAGGAATTATCACAAGCGGGATATGGTATGCCTGCCGACTTCCGGAGCAGTATATCTGGGCGGGGGCGATTATCGGGATTGTGGCCGGTGGGATGATTTCTTTTATCCTGCTGAAAGCCTCGGTGATGCTCTTTACCAGTCTGGGGGGCAGCTTGATTACAATGGTGGGCGTTTTAGCCCTTCTGCATGAATATGAAATCAATCAGCCGCAACCCACTCGATATATTGAGGATTTGATTTACCTGCATCCGTGGTTTCTGCCGACGGTAATTATTGTACCGACGCTGATTGGGATGTTTATTCAGCACAAGTTCATCCAGCATTCTTCAAAATGGGACATCAAGTAA
- the ppk2 gene encoding polyphosphate kinase 2 translates to MGKAKKKKGEKSASEKPEKLDKKFYEKELEKLQIELVKLQEWIKHKGLKVVVIFEGRDAAGKGGVIKRITQKLNPRICRVVALGTPTEKEKTQWYFQRYVAHLPSAGEMVLFDRSWYNRAGVERVMGFCTEEEYREFLRSCPEFERMLIRSGIILIKYWFSVSDEEQERRFQARLEDPTKRWKLSPMDLESRARWVEYSKAKDEMFAHTDIKQAPWYVVEADDKRRARLNCIAHLLSMIPYKDLTPPPIKLPPRQKDKGYVRPPITDQNFVPQIY, encoded by the coding sequence ATGGGTAAGGCAAAGAAAAAGAAGGGGGAAAAATCTGCTTCCGAGAAACCGGAAAAGCTTGACAAGAAATTTTACGAGAAGGAACTGGAAAAACTTCAAATCGAGCTTGTCAAACTTCAGGAGTGGATTAAGCACAAAGGCCTGAAGGTTGTTGTCATTTTTGAAGGACGGGATGCCGCCGGCAAGGGAGGGGTTATCAAACGAATCACGCAAAAGCTCAATCCCCGCATCTGCCGGGTGGTGGCTCTGGGGACACCCACAGAGAAAGAGAAGACGCAATGGTACTTTCAGCGGTATGTCGCCCATTTGCCGTCGGCGGGTGAAATGGTCCTATTTGACCGCAGCTGGTACAATCGAGCCGGGGTAGAGCGGGTGATGGGATTCTGCACGGAGGAGGAATATCGCGAGTTTTTGCGTTCCTGTCCGGAATTTGAGCGGATGCTGATTCGCTCAGGGATTATTCTGATTAAATATTGGTTTTCCGTCAGCGATGAAGAGCAGGAGCGTCGTTTTCAGGCCCGTCTGGAAGACCCGACCAAACGCTGGAAACTGAGCCCGATGGATTTGGAGTCGCGGGCCCGCTGGGTCGAATATTCAAAGGCCAAAGATGAAATGTTTGCTCATACGGATATCAAACAGGCGCCGTGGTATGTGGTGGAGGCGGACGATAAGCGTCGAGCCCGATTGAACTGCATTGCCCACCTTCTGAGCATGATTCCGTATAAGGACCTGACACCGCCGCCGATTAAACTGCCGCCTCGACAGAAAGACAAGGGCTACGTGAGACCGCCGATTACAGACCAAAATTTCGTTCCGCAGATTTATTGA
- a CDS encoding PfkB family carbohydrate kinase — translation MSLLVTGSVGIDTVRTPFGYNEDCIGGSAVHFAMGAGIFTDVKFLGVVGEDFPFDLKEIFQGRRVDLTGLEIRKGSKTFRWCGSYQGDMNEARTESVELNVLAEAPPRIPDSYLDCEYVFLANTAPALQMELLSQLGSPAFVAADTMNHWIVTANDDLKELLDRIDMLILNDGEARLLTGQQNLITAAKRILEMGPRFVVIKKGEHGSMMYTRDGDCFILPAYPTPVVIDPTGAGDSFAGGMMGYLAQSDRVDVISLRNAIVYGTVVASFTIGDFSIYGIRSATREMIDERFDFMRKVTQF, via the coding sequence ATGTCATTGCTGGTGACCGGTTCGGTTGGAATTGATACGGTACGGACGCCGTTCGGATACAATGAAGACTGTATCGGCGGCTCGGCGGTCCATTTTGCGATGGGGGCAGGGATTTTTACGGATGTCAAGTTCCTCGGTGTAGTCGGCGAGGACTTTCCGTTTGATTTGAAGGAAATCTTCCAGGGACGTCGGGTGGATTTGACGGGGCTGGAAATCCGCAAAGGCAGCAAGACGTTCCGCTGGTGCGGTTCCTATCAGGGTGATATGAATGAGGCCCGTACGGAGTCGGTGGAGCTGAATGTGCTGGCCGAAGCCCCGCCGCGGATTCCGGACAGCTATCTGGATTGTGAGTATGTCTTTTTGGCCAATACGGCGCCGGCCCTTCAGATGGAACTGCTCAGCCAATTGGGCAGTCCGGCGTTTGTGGCGGCGGATACGATGAATCACTGGATTGTCACGGCCAATGATGATTTGAAAGAGCTGCTGGACCGGATTGATATGCTGATTCTCAACGATGGGGAAGCACGTCTTTTGACGGGCCAGCAGAATCTGATTACGGCGGCCAAGCGAATCCTCGAAATGGGCCCCCGATTTGTGGTGATTAAGAAGGGCGAACACGGCTCAATGATGTACACACGCGACGGGGATTGTTTCATTCTGCCGGCTTATCCGACGCCGGTAGTGATTGACCCCACCGGAGCGGGAGACTCCTTTGCCGGCGGGATGATGGGCTACCTGGCCCAGTCGGACCGGGTCGATGTCATCTCGCTTCGCAACGCAATTGTCTATGGCACGGTGGTGGCGTCTTTCACCATCGGGGATTTTTCAATTTACGGGATTCGTTCGGCGACGCGGGAAATGATAGACGAGCGGTTCGATTTTATGCGGAAGGTGACGCAGTTTTAG
- the gltX gene encoding glutamate--tRNA ligase yields MIVTRFAPSPTGYLHIGGARTALFNWLLARKSGGKFLLRIEDTDLKRNTPTATQQVLADLRWLGIDWDEGPEVGGPNGPYFQSQRLEIYQHYVRKLIEEKKAYYCFDTPEEIERLRREAEAKKQVFLYPRPALFPEPEEAQKARAQGRPVTVRLAVTETEPIVVRDLLRGDVVFNPAEIGDFVILKSDGFPTYHLAVVVDDELMGVTHVIRGQEHLMNTPNHLLLQRALGFRTPAYLHMSVTVSESGGKLSKRERPEALRKAIQEKKEVDLDALAKAAGLSRQELDSFLAGEKMPDMPAIDAMAAFLGVHLPEINVVDFLKSGYLPETMVNFLALLGWSPAGRQEIMDRQELIEAFDLSRLNKSNSLFDRKKLLAFNTEHIKRVPLKTLVRHFRVFLEATGSPVAAADDAILEHLIRINEGARTLAQIEEKCRFAFIPDEAVAYDPEAVKKVLQKEGTADILKTIAQRLRELKEFTAESLEVMLRNLAEEKQAGLGKVAQPLRVAITGTTISPPIFDAVKLLGLERTLKRIERAIHLFGHA; encoded by the coding sequence ATGATTGTAACACGGTTTGCTCCCTCGCCGACGGGGTATCTGCATATCGGCGGAGCTCGAACGGCGCTGTTTAACTGGCTTTTGGCCCGAAAAAGCGGCGGCAAATTTCTGCTGCGCATCGAGGATACCGACCTGAAGCGCAATACACCCACTGCGACCCAGCAGGTTTTGGCGGATTTGCGCTGGCTGGGAATTGACTGGGATGAAGGCCCGGAAGTCGGGGGGCCGAACGGACCGTATTTTCAGTCGCAGCGCCTGGAGATTTATCAGCATTACGTCCGAAAGCTGATAGAAGAAAAGAAGGCCTACTACTGTTTTGATACGCCGGAGGAGATTGAACGGCTTCGTCGAGAGGCCGAGGCCAAAAAGCAGGTCTTTTTGTACCCGCGGCCGGCGCTTTTTCCGGAACCGGAAGAAGCCCAAAAAGCACGTGCCCAGGGACGTCCCGTTACGGTGCGGCTTGCGGTGACGGAGACGGAGCCGATTGTGGTCCGGGATTTGCTTCGGGGGGATGTGGTGTTCAATCCGGCGGAAATCGGGGATTTTGTCATCTTAAAATCGGATGGTTTCCCGACCTATCATCTGGCGGTAGTGGTGGATGATGAATTGATGGGGGTCACGCATGTCATTCGCGGGCAGGAGCACCTGATGAATACCCCGAATCATCTTCTGCTGCAGCGGGCACTGGGCTTTCGAACACCGGCATACCTGCATATGTCCGTTACCGTCAGTGAAAGCGGGGGCAAACTGTCCAAGCGGGAAAGGCCCGAAGCACTCCGGAAAGCGATTCAGGAGAAAAAAGAGGTCGATTTGGACGCATTGGCCAAGGCCGCCGGTCTAAGCCGACAGGAGCTGGATTCGTTCTTGGCAGGGGAGAAAATGCCGGATATGCCGGCCATCGATGCGATGGCGGCGTTTCTGGGGGTGCACCTGCCGGAAATTAACGTGGTGGATTTTCTCAAGAGCGGCTATCTGCCGGAAACGATGGTCAATTTCCTGGCCCTGCTCGGGTGGAGTCCAGCCGGCCGGCAGGAGATTATGGACCGGCAGGAATTGATTGAGGCCTTTGACCTGAGCCGCCTGAACAAGTCCAACAGTCTGTTCGACCGCAAGAAACTGCTGGCCTTTAATACGGAGCACATCAAACGGGTGCCGCTGAAGACGCTGGTGCGTCATTTTCGGGTCTTTCTGGAGGCGACCGGTTCGCCCGTTGCAGCGGCGGATGATGCGATCCTGGAGCATCTGATTCGGATTAATGAAGGGGCCCGGACACTGGCTCAGATTGAGGAGAAATGCCGCTTTGCTTTTATCCCGGATGAGGCGGTTGCTTATGACCCTGAAGCGGTCAAAAAGGTGTTGCAGAAAGAAGGGACGGCCGATATTCTGAAAACGATTGCTCAGCGGCTCCGGGAACTGAAAGAGTTTACGGCCGAATCGCTGGAAGTGATGCTGCGGAATCTGGCGGAGGAAAAACAGGCCGGTCTGGGCAAGGTTGCTCAGCCGCTTCGGGTGGCCATTACGGGAACAACCATAAGTCCGCCTATTTTTGATGCCGTCAAACTTCTGGGGCTGGAGAGGACGTTGAAACGAATTGAACGAGCGATTCATCTTTTCGGCCATGCGTAA
- a CDS encoding nickel-dependent hydrogenase large subunit — protein MATTFTIDPITRIEGHLKIEVTVDTVDNQLQVVDARSCGVMFRGFEKILINHDAFDAPIISQRICGVCPVSHAMASCLSLENAFGATPPANGRILRNLVLGANYIQSHILHFYHLAALDYINTQSILDMAPWAPRFTTPDMLSGAPAETFVSHYVQALTIRRKAHQMGALFGGKLPHLASFMPGGCLDVASTEKIAAFRALLDEIKQFIDTVFVPDTQALKDLFPQYSQIGLGCGKLLAYGVFDLNEAGTSKLLARGRYDGTSVEPLDPAVITEDVKYSWFSSPSGLNPSVGETEADRYKEGAYSWTKAPRYNGQVYELGPLARMWVNGDYRNGISAMDRLMARALEAQKIAYAMDSADHTSGWLNELSVGAPSYTKPVIPTAPALLNGIGLTEAPRGALGHWSTINPYIPAGSSTAKGKILRYQVITPTSWNASPRDDQNQPGPLEQALIGTPVADISQPVEILRVIHSFDPCLACSVHLLRPDRKKPQTVVQTGCCL, from the coding sequence ATGGCAACAACCTTTACAATAGACCCTATTACACGGATTGAAGGGCATTTGAAAATTGAAGTGACGGTGGATACCGTTGATAACCAACTGCAGGTTGTGGACGCCAGAAGCTGCGGAGTCATGTTCCGGGGTTTTGAAAAAATCCTTATCAATCATGATGCATTTGATGCTCCGATTATTTCCCAGCGAATCTGCGGCGTCTGCCCCGTTTCCCATGCCATGGCAAGCTGTCTGTCGCTCGAAAATGCTTTTGGAGCGACTCCGCCGGCCAATGGACGCATCCTGAGAAACCTCGTACTGGGTGCCAACTATATTCAGTCGCACATCCTGCATTTTTATCATCTGGCCGCCCTGGATTATATCAATACTCAGAGCATTCTGGACATGGCCCCGTGGGCTCCAAGATTTACCACACCGGACATGCTCTCCGGTGCTCCGGCGGAAACATTTGTCAGCCATTATGTCCAAGCCCTCACCATCCGCAGAAAGGCGCACCAAATGGGAGCCCTGTTCGGGGGCAAACTGCCGCATCTGGCCAGTTTCATGCCGGGCGGATGCCTGGATGTGGCCTCTACAGAGAAAATAGCGGCCTTTCGCGCTTTGCTGGATGAAATCAAACAATTTATTGATACGGTCTTTGTTCCGGACACACAGGCCTTAAAAGACCTCTTTCCTCAATATTCGCAAATCGGCCTCGGATGCGGAAAACTGCTCGCCTACGGCGTTTTTGACCTGAACGAGGCAGGCACTTCAAAGCTGCTGGCTCGGGGCAGATACGACGGAACCTCTGTGGAACCGCTGGACCCGGCTGTGATTACCGAAGACGTCAAATATTCCTGGTTCAGCAGTCCCAGCGGTCTGAATCCTTCCGTTGGAGAAACCGAAGCCGACCGCTACAAAGAAGGAGCTTACTCCTGGACCAAAGCTCCCCGCTACAATGGACAGGTCTATGAATTGGGGCCGCTGGCCAGAATGTGGGTAAACGGAGATTACCGAAACGGAATTTCCGCTATGGACCGTCTGATGGCCCGAGCCCTCGAAGCCCAAAAAATTGCGTATGCCATGGACAGTGCCGATCATACCTCGGGCTGGCTCAATGAACTTTCTGTGGGAGCTCCCTCCTACACAAAACCGGTCATCCCGACTGCCCCGGCCCTGCTGAACGGAATCGGTCTGACCGAAGCTCCGCGCGGCGCTTTAGGGCACTGGTCCACCATCAATCCGTATATCCCGGCCGGAAGCAGCACCGCAAAAGGGAAAATTCTGCGGTATCAGGTAATTACCCCGACCTCCTGGAACGCTTCTCCGCGGGATGACCAAAACCAGCCCGGCCCTCTTGAACAGGCATTAATCGGAACGCCGGTGGCGGACATCTCCCAACCGGTAGAAATTTTGCGGGTGATTCATTCCTTCGACCCCTGTCTGGCCTGTTCGGTACATCTGCTTCGTCCGGACCGGAAGAAGCCCCAAACCGTTGTTCAGACGGGTTGCTGCCTATAA
- a CDS encoding hydrogenase maturation protease, whose amino-acid sequence MPEKPRTLILGIGNILLGDEGIGVRVIEHLRNLSLPDSVDILDGGTSGADLLDTLCSYERVILIDAINGNYPPGTIVQMTPDELLPPNPSALSLHDLDLPQTLAMAKMLGQAPKDIIIIGIQPEIIACTMELSPRLKRLLPEITKLVLSLLNSF is encoded by the coding sequence ATGCCGGAAAAACCCCGAACATTAATTTTGGGCATCGGCAACATCCTTCTCGGGGACGAAGGAATCGGAGTCCGGGTCATTGAACATCTGCGAAATCTTTCTCTGCCGGATTCTGTGGACATCCTGGACGGCGGCACGTCCGGCGCAGACCTGCTTGATACCTTGTGCAGCTATGAACGGGTCATTCTGATAGATGCAATCAATGGAAACTATCCACCGGGGACTATCGTGCAGATGACTCCGGACGAACTGCTGCCGCCGAACCCCTCTGCTTTATCGCTTCACGATTTAGACCTGCCGCAGACTCTGGCGATGGCAAAAATGCTGGGACAAGCGCCGAAAGACATAATCATTATAGGAATTCAGCCTGAAATAATTGCCTGCACAATGGAACTCAGCCCCCGGCTGAAACGCTTACTGCCCGAAATCACCAAGCTCGTCTTGTCGCTGCTCAATTCGTTCTGA
- the phrB gene encoding deoxyribodipyrimidine photo-lyase codes for MIQPERIRTLNRRQAQNRGYVLYWMQSAQRAVCNHALEYAVRCANERQKPLLAAFGLTSAFPNANLRHYVFLLEGLQETQAELARRGIQLAVQIGNPADVISTLATRADLVITDEGYLRIQCQWRSAVAEKIDCPLYEVTANLVVPVETASEKENYSAGTLRPRIHRQLERFLVPLQETRPHRSSLSLRVKSIQIDNPLKLARSLGIDSSVPPSPFFRGGYQQARQHLLDFLQNKLADYDKARNNPVLDGQSNMSPYLHFGQISPLEIALAAREADEKAAASFLEELIVRRELSHNFVFYNPNYDQFEALPHWAQRTLQYHSRDKRPVLYTLEQMETASTADPYWNAAQMEMVLTGKMHGYMRMYWGKKVLEWTRRPEEALEMLIALNDKYELDGRDPNGYAGIAWCLGKHDRPWKERPVFGQVRYMNAAGLRRKFKADLYVQKIRRLQEELK; via the coding sequence ATGATTCAGCCGGAGCGGATTCGAACCCTGAACCGCCGCCAAGCCCAGAACAGGGGATACGTTCTGTATTGGATGCAAAGCGCCCAGCGGGCCGTCTGTAATCATGCCCTCGAATACGCCGTCCGCTGCGCCAATGAACGGCAAAAACCGCTTTTGGCGGCCTTTGGGCTGACGTCTGCCTTTCCGAATGCCAACCTGCGTCATTATGTTTTTCTGCTCGAAGGCCTTCAGGAAACCCAGGCCGAGCTGGCGCGCCGAGGCATTCAGCTGGCCGTTCAAATCGGCAATCCCGCGGATGTCATTTCCACCCTTGCCACCCGAGCGGATTTGGTCATTACAGATGAAGGATACCTGCGCATTCAGTGTCAATGGCGAAGTGCCGTTGCGGAAAAAATCGACTGCCCCTTGTATGAAGTTACAGCCAATCTGGTGGTTCCGGTGGAGACCGCCTCTGAGAAAGAAAATTACTCCGCCGGAACGCTGCGTCCCCGCATTCATCGTCAACTGGAACGATTTCTTGTTCCGCTGCAGGAGACCCGACCGCATCGGTCATCGCTTTCGCTGCGGGTAAAAAGCATCCAAATCGACAATCCTCTTAAGCTGGCTCGCTCGCTGGGCATCGACAGTTCCGTTCCGCCTTCTCCTTTCTTCCGAGGCGGCTATCAGCAGGCCCGACAGCATCTACTTGACTTCCTTCAAAACAAGCTGGCTGACTATGACAAAGCCCGAAACAATCCCGTCCTCGACGGCCAGTCCAACATGAGCCCCTATCTGCATTTCGGCCAGATTTCTCCGCTGGAAATTGCCCTGGCCGCTCGCGAAGCAGACGAAAAAGCCGCTGCGTCCTTTCTCGAAGAACTCATCGTTCGGCGGGAATTGAGTCATAATTTCGTTTTCTACAATCCGAACTATGATCAATTCGAAGCCCTGCCTCACTGGGCCCAGCGAACCCTGCAGTATCATTCTCGTGACAAACGCCCGGTGCTCTACACTCTCGAACAGATGGAGACGGCCTCCACAGCCGACCCATACTGGAATGCCGCTCAGATGGAAATGGTCCTGACCGGAAAAATGCATGGATACATGCGGATGTACTGGGGCAAGAAGGTGCTCGAATGGACCCGCCGTCCCGAAGAAGCCCTTGAAATGCTCATCGCCCTCAATGACAAATACGAACTGGACGGCCGAGACCCCAACGGATACGCCGGGATTGCCTGGTGTCTGGGCAAACACGATCGCCCCTGGAAGGAACGGCCCGTCTTCGGACAGGTCCGTTATATGAATGCCGCAGGGCTCCGGCGCAAATTCAAGGCCGACCTGTACGTGCAGAAAATCCGGCGTCTGCAGGAAGAGCTGAAATAG